One Podarcis muralis chromosome Z, rPodMur119.hap1.1, whole genome shotgun sequence DNA segment encodes these proteins:
- the ZDHHC12 gene encoding palmitoyltransferase ZDHHC12 yields MMAWRGARGSGGFMVRAVYVGLTCGVLLGLFLYPTDLQRQEEQGDLLQPLLFLALVLCSMSLYFVVSLMDPGYVEHDEEEKEPVSDEKEAMSSQEALNLRLRRCGYCLLKQPMRARHCQACRHCVRRYDHHCPWIYNCVGERNHPFFVAYLAVQLVVLLWALPVAWSGLDFEHPSWAWFQYNLLLLLSFLVVAIFTVVMILLLGCHLYLASHNTTTWEFMSRHRISYLRDCEVENPFDRGIFLNLWQFFCACRLIAWETLYPEVGGHTV; encoded by the exons ATGATGGCGTGGAGAGGGGCGCGGGGCAGCGGGGGTTTCATGGTCCGGGCAGTGTACGTGGGGCTCACCTGCGGTGTCCTGCTGGGGCTCTTCCTCTACCCTACAG ACCTGCAAAGGCAGGAAGAGCAGGGAGACCTCCTCCAGCCCCTCTTGTTCCTCGCACTGGTTCTCTGCTCCATGTCGCTGTACTTTGTTGTCTCTCTCATGGACCCAGGATACGTTGAGCATGATGAAGAGGAGAAG GAACCTGTAAGCGATGAGAAGGAAGCAATGAGCTCCCAGGAAGCTCTAAACCTCCGGCTTCGGCGCTGTGGCTACTGTCTGTTGAAG CAGCCAATGAGGGCCAGGCACTGCCAGGCGTGCCGGCACTGCGTCCGGCGCTATGACCACCACTGCCCCTGGATTTACAACTGCGTTGGGGAGAGGAATCACCCATTCTTCGTCGCCTATTTGGCTGTTCAGCTTGTGGTTCTCCTGTGGGCCCTGCCAGTGGCCTG gtctgggCTTGATTTTGAGCATCCCTCATGGGCATGGTTTCAGTAtaacctgctcctcctcctctccttccttgtgGTTGCCATTTTCACTGTGGTGATGATTCTGCTCCTGGGCTGCCACCTCTACCTTGCCTCCCACAACACCACCACCTGGGAGTTCATGTCCCGTCACCGCATCTCCTACCTGAGAGATTGTGAAGTGGAAAACCCCTTCGACCGAGGAATCTTCCTCAACCTCTGGCAGTTCTTCTGCGCCTGCCGCCTCATCGCCTGGGAAACCCTGTACCCCGAAGTGGGAGGCCACACTGTGTGA